From the Streptomyces sp. SN-593 genome, the window GGACAACGGCCCCACCGAGGAGGAAGAGGCCAGCCGGGCCCTGATGGAGGAGATCCCGCTCTACCTGCGGGGCGTCATCGAGCGCGGCGGGCTGGTCAAGGCGGGGGTCGTTGAGAACGTGGTCGACGTCCGGCAGTGGGCGGAGTGGGACCGCTGGATCCAGGAATTCCACAAGATGGGCTACCGGACCAAGCTGATCGCCCTGAACTCGATGCACGCCGACCCGCGCTCGGTGCACCGCGCCCCGCAGTCCCGCGACCGCCTCTACCTCGTGTACTGGCACCAGAGCCTCGGCCGCACCCCGAACTTCGAGAAGTGGCTGGCCCCCTCGGCGTTCTGCACCGGCTGCGGCGAGACGGTCAAGGCGCGGCAGGTGTTCCGGCGGGCCGGCGTCGACATGGGCCGGTACAAGAGCCAGTACGACTACCGGTGCCCGAACACGAAGTGCGGCCACCAGATCGTGGAGCCGGAGACGATCCCGGCGGCGGCGGCCATCGACTGGTCGATCGCGGGCGGCCGGATCGGCGACCGCAAGACCCCCCTGGCGGACAAGACGATGCGGCGCATCCAGGCCGGGCTGGACAAGTTCGCCCGCCCGATGATGGTTCCCACCGGCGGCACCTGGCGGGACGCGGCCACCGACCTGCTCGACCCGATGCCGACCCGCACGACCCGCGAGAACGACGCGCTGGCGGTCCCCCCGCTCCTCGTCCCCTGCGACGGCCGCGAGGGCAAGAACGCCCGATCGATCTACGGACCGATGCAGACCCAGACGGCCAGGGCCGAGGCCGGGCTCGCGTGGCTGCCGTTCATCACCGAGATCCGGGGCGGGAGCAGCGACGTCCGAGCGATCACCGACCCGCTCGCGACGGTCTGCGCCAGCGGCAACCATCACGGCCTAGCCGCCGTCCCGATGCCGGGCATGATGATGCGGAACAACGGGTCGACCGGCAACGGCGGCGAGCACTGCACCGACCTGGCCGAGCCGATGCGGACCCTCACCACCACCGGCCACCAGTCCCTCGTCACCTGGGAACCCTTCCTGGCCCCGTACTACGGCAACGGGACCCCGCGCCCGGTCAGCGACCCCGTCGGCGCGATCTCCACCCGCGACCGCTTCGCGCTGATCCAGGGCGAGGTCAACATCGAAGACGTCCTGTTCCGGATGCTCCAGCCGCACGAGATCCAGAGGGCGATGGCCTTCGCCAGCGACTACGTGGTGCTCGGCTCGAAGCGGGACCGCGTCCGCCAGCTGGGCAACGCGGTCACCCCGCCCGCCGCGGAGGTCCTGATCTGCCTGCTCGCCGAGTGCATCACCGGCGAGGAGATCAGCCGCTACGACCTGGCCGCCTGATTGACGATTTCTTGACCAAATTACTTTGGATATCAGGGTTACCCCAGAGCGATTTGGTCAATGAAGAAGGTGTAACACACACCACCCACCACCACCCAGGGAGTCACACGGTGAACGCCAACACCACCCCCACCACGACGGAGACCGGAACCACCTCGGAGGTCAAGGACGACGGCGGCCTCCTCCTCACCGCCGACGACGTCAAGGCCATCACCCCCTGGCTCCGGAAGGCCCTCACGGACCACCCCAAGGAGGACGAGAACTCGGACGCCTGCCAGGTGTTCTCGCTGCTCCTCAGGTTCGGCCACACCCACAACGGAACGGCCCCCTTCTCGCGGGAGACCTGTATCTGCCGGGGCTGACCCGGCCGGGCGGCCGGCCAGACGGCCGGCCGCCCCCGGAGCGGACCGCGCGACGGGCCTCGGCCCGGTGCGCGCCGCCCGCCCCGGAGCCGCCGACGGCACTCCACCACCCAGAAAGGGCCAGCCCATGAGCGACAACCGCACGGATTCCATGATCGCCAACAACGCGCACTTCCGGCAGCACTGCGGGGGCGGCGACATCACCGGCCTCCACGAGAACCCCACCGTCCCCCGGGCCGCCAACCACGACGCCCTGGCCGTCCAGACCGACCCGACGACCGCGGCCCTCTCCCACGCCAGCGAGGACGCCTACCTCACCGCCAGGCGCGCCCGCACCGTCCTCCTGCGCAACAGCACCGAGTACGTGGCCCGCCTCATCCGGCAGGCCCTCCCCGAGGCGGCCGTCATGACGGTCGACACCGAGGAGAAGGAACTCCACGCGGTCCTCGACGGCGACGGCAAGACCATCTGGTACGCGCCCGCCAGCCCTAAGAGCGACCTCCACGACGGCCTGGTGGACGACATCAACGGCGTCCTGTCCGACGCGATCCCCTTCGGCGGGCTCGCCGGAGCCGGATGGGAGGTCGCCGACCAGGGCGAGCCGTACCGCACGGTGACCCTCCCCGAAGGCGAGCACACCGCGCGGCGCACGGCGGCCACCTCGTTCCCCACCCCGAAGGGCATGGCCACGGTGACCGCCGAGTTCACCCCCGGCGGCACCCCGGCCTTCTGGATGACCGGCCCGAACTCGGCGGTCGACCGCGAGACCCGCGACCGCATCCGCGCGGCCATCGTGAACAGCGAGCTGGAGTGGGAGCCCGGCACCATGCGGATCGATACCCACTGGGCGGTCCTCCGGTCCGGCTCCAGCTCCGACCTGGCCCTGGCCTGCACCGCCCTCGCGGCGGCCGGCACCATCGACCCGGCCGCACTGAACGGCGTGGCCCTGATCGGCGAACTGGGCCTCGACGGCCGGGTCCGGCCCGTGCGCGAAGTCACCGCGGCCGTCAGCATCGCCCAGGCCGCCGGATGCATGAAGGTCATCGTGGCCACCGACGACTTCGACGAGGTCAGCCGGAACGAGGACATCACCCCGGTCGGCGCGAACAGCCTCCCGTCGGTGCTGAGCTTCCTCGAGGAGATGCACGAGCCCACCACCACCGAGCCGGAGGCCCGGCCGGCGGGGACGCCGGGAGAGGACGCCGGGCCGTGCGCCCAGTGCGACCGGCTGCTGATCTGGGACGGCACCGGCAAGCGCCTGAACGACGAGTGGGGCGAGTACCTGTGCTACCGCCCCCGCAAGGACGGCGGCAGCGCGGTGCACGTCCTGGCCCAGTAGCGGCCCCCGGGCGGGCCGGGGGCCAGCGCCCCCGGCCCGCCCTCACCTCCACCCCACGAGCCAGAGAAGGGACGGCCCCGATGACCTGGGCCCTGCGACCGATCTACCTCCCCGACAGCCACCTGCCCCACGGCATCGCCGACGGAAACCCGACCTGCCGGGCCTGCGGCACCTCCTGGCCGTGCGCCATCGCGGGCGAGTACCTGAGCGCCGGACGGTGCGTCTGCGGCGCGGCCACCTGGCACGACAGGACGACGCCCCGCCGGTGGCACGACGGCCCCCGCTGCTACACGACGGAGGAAGCCGTCCAGGCCGAGGCCGCGAAGCTCCGGCCCGCCCGCCCGCACTACCCGCCGAGCCACTACTACCCGCCGAAGCCCGCGCGGCCGGTGAAGCAGCGCCCGCCCTACCGGCACACCACGGCCGGACCCGGCGACGTCGGACTCGGCACGTGGGTCTGGGTCGCTCCTGGGGCACTGCACCCCGGGTGGGGCGACATCCACCACCTGGCCATGATCACCGCCCTCGGCGGCCCGAAGTGCGAGGTGTGGCTGATCCTCGACGGCACCGCGCACCAGGCGCGCGCCGACCGCCTCACCCTCTCCACCTCGGCCGGACAGCGCGCCACCGGCGGCGCCTGGCTGCGCTGGACCATCGCCCAGCACCTCGCCCACCGGGTGGCCGGCGAGCCCGCCGAGCCCACCGTCCAGGCCGCCCAGCTCGACCTGTTCGGCGCACCGGCCTGAGCGCCAGAAACGCCGCTGACCTGCGGGTTTGCTTGCCGATTCCTTGACCAAACTCCTTTGGATAACAGAGTTACCCCGGATGCATTTGGTCAATGAAGAAGGTGTAACACCAACCACCACCCCACCACCCACGGAGGGCACCATGACCGCCACCACCACCGCGACCGCCACCGACCAGGCCCCGAAGGCGGACCGGAAGAAGGCGGCCCCGGCCCGGAAGGCGGCCACCCGGCCGGCGACCACGAAGGCCCCGACGGCGAAGAAGGCGGCCACGAAGGCCCCCGCGAGGAAGGCCCCCGCGAGGAAGGCCCCGGCGAAGAAGGCGGCCGAGCCCACCCCGGCGGAACTCAAGACCGCGCTCAAGACCATCCCCACCGACCGCATCGACCGCGACGAGAACCAGCCCCGCGAGATCTTCGACCAGGACGCCCTCCAGGAACTGGCCGACAGCATGAAGGAGATCGGCCAGCAGCAGGCCATCACCGTGCGCTACCTTCCCGCCTCGAAGCGCTACACGATCATCTCGGGCGAGCGCCGGTGGCGGGCGGCCGGCCTGGCCGGACTGACCGAGATGCACGCGATGGTCGTCCACGGCCTGGAGGGCGGCGCCGAGACGCTGGAGACGTTCACCCGGTCGGTCGCCGAGAACCTGGGCCGGGCGGACATGACCCCGCTGGAGGAGGCGAGGGCGTTCAAGAAGCTCCTCGACTTCGGCCTGGACGCCAACGAGGTCGCCAAGCGGGTCGGACGGTCGTGGAACTACATCGACCTGCGGCTCTCGCTCCTCAAGCTGACGCCCGTGGTGCAGGAAGCGCTCCTCAAGGGCCACCTGCCGGTCGGCCTGGCCTGGTACGTGGCCCAGATCAGCACGGCCAATCAGAACGCATTCATCGCCCGTTGGAGCCGAGGCCAGTTCAACAGCCCCCGCGAGGCTGAGCAGTTCTGCACCCGAGTCCGCAACGAGGAGACCGAGGCGGCGAACCAGAGCGTGATGTTCATCCTGGCCGACGAGCCGAAGGAGCCTGGTACGGCCGGAGCTGAGGGCTTCTTCCCCGAGATGGAAGTGGACGTCGCCCGGCGCGAGCAGATCGTGGCCGACCGGCAGAAGCTCGTCGGCAAGATCGGCAAGCTGAGCACGGCCGGCGAGATCCTGAGCGAGATCGCCACGATGGACGTCGATGAGCTGGCGATCCTCCTCTCCGGCGCCCACGGCGGCATCCCGGGCAACCGGATGCGCATCGACCACCTCAAGGACGTGGCGAGCAAGGCGTCCCTGAACATCGCGAAGGCCGCCACCGCCGCGGCGGTCCGGGCTGGTTCTATCCGGATCGCCCCGGACGCCCTCCCTGCGGAGACCACCAAGACCACCGAGAACGCCGCCTGACGGCGCCGGGCCCCGGCCAGACGGCCGGGGCCCGGGTACCACCACCCACCACGAACAGTAAGGGAGCAGTCACCATGATCGACCTCAGCAGGCTGGACCTGAACGCCCCCGAGGCGCCCGCCGAACGGATCGAGGTCCCGCAGCCCCTCCAGCTCGCGACCACCCGCTACCAGAACTGGCGCGAGAGCAGCGGCTACCTCCCCGTCGGCGTCACCGTCGGCCGGCCCCGCTTCGTCCGCTACGACTTCGTGGCCGTGCCGGTCCTCGCCCCGCATGAGCTGATGAAGGGTCGTTTCGCCAAGATCGACAACATCGAGATCGAGCGGAAGATCTACCGCGAGCGCCTGCGGGTCCGGGAGGCGGAGATCCTGGCGGCGCTGGAGGAGCTGGCCCACAAGTACCCAGAGGTCCCCGCGGCCCTGATGTGCTTCGAGGACGTCAACGGTGGGCTGGACTGCC encodes:
- a CDS encoding ParB/RepB/Spo0J family partition protein, with protein sequence MTATTTATATDQAPKADRKKAAPARKAATRPATTKAPTAKKAATKAPARKAPARKAPAKKAAEPTPAELKTALKTIPTDRIDRDENQPREIFDQDALQELADSMKEIGQQQAITVRYLPASKRYTIISGERRWRAAGLAGLTEMHAMVVHGLEGGAETLETFTRSVAENLGRADMTPLEEARAFKKLLDFGLDANEVAKRVGRSWNYIDLRLSLLKLTPVVQEALLKGHLPVGLAWYVAQISTANQNAFIARWSRGQFNSPREAEQFCTRVRNEETEAANQSVMFILADEPKEPGTAGAEGFFPEMEVDVARREQIVADRQKLVGKIGKLSTAGEILSEIATMDVDELAILLSGAHGGIPGNRMRIDHLKDVASKASLNIAKAATAAAVRAGSIRIAPDALPAETTKTTENAA
- a CDS encoding magnesium chelatase domain-containing protein; protein product: MSDNRTDSMIANNAHFRQHCGGGDITGLHENPTVPRAANHDALAVQTDPTTAALSHASEDAYLTARRARTVLLRNSTEYVARLIRQALPEAAVMTVDTEEKELHAVLDGDGKTIWYAPASPKSDLHDGLVDDINGVLSDAIPFGGLAGAGWEVADQGEPYRTVTLPEGEHTARRTAATSFPTPKGMATVTAEFTPGGTPAFWMTGPNSAVDRETRDRIRAAIVNSELEWEPGTMRIDTHWAVLRSGSSSDLALACTALAAAGTIDPAALNGVALIGELGLDGRVRPVREVTAAVSIAQAAGCMKVIVATDDFDEVSRNEDITPVGANSLPSVLSFLEEMHEPTTTEPEARPAGTPGEDAGPCAQCDRLLIWDGTGKRLNDEWGEYLCYRPRKDGGSAVHVLAQ